Proteins encoded together in one Impatiens glandulifera chromosome 1, dImpGla2.1, whole genome shotgun sequence window:
- the LOC124922805 gene encoding protein DETOXIFICATION 43-like translates to MAEEGSVPPPEHRNCTWPILVFFNNARLVFKMDELGVEILQIALPAALALAADPIASLIDTAYIGRLGPVDLAAVGVAIAIFNQVSKVTIFPLVSLTTSFVAEEDTMTRLNMKAAIIAEDSDVLPTKTNEQKQLMPVDGEPENTKMVSNKDIEKNEPTTPEEDVELENLEKGVASTVKPTELMLGNSETVEDKQPMVVSSSNKTVKSKSRKEKRHIPSASTALLLGGVLGLLQTIFLIFLAKPILGFMGVKSGSPMLKPAQRYLTLRAFGAPAVLLSLAMQGVFRGFKDTKTPLYATVVGDVMNIILDPIFMFTCRLGVSGAAIAHVLSQYLIALILLCKLVQKVVLLPPSSKNLQFGRFLKNGVMLLARVIAVTFCVTLAASLAARLGTTPMAAFQICLQVWMTSSLLADGLAVAGQAILACAFAEKDYEKATAAASRVLQMGFILGLGLSVVVGLGLQFGSGIFTKDKNVIYFISIGIPFVAATQPINSLAFVFDGVNFGASDFAYSAYSMVAVALVSIGSLFALSKTSGFIGIWLALTIYMGLRTFAGIWRMGTGTGPWRFLRGRTMI, encoded by the exons ATGGCCGAAGAAGGAAGTGTCCCACCACCAGAACATAGAAACTGTACTTGGCCAATTCTTGTTTTCTTCAATAATGCTAG GCTTGTTTTCAAGATGGATGAACTCGGAGTGGAGATTCTACAGATTGCACTTCCTGCAGCACTGGCCTTGGCTGCTGATCCCATTGCTTCTCTAATAGACACTGCATACATCGGACGGTTAG GTCCAGTGGATCTTGCTGCTGTGGGAGTTGCTATTGCGATTTTCAATCAAGTGTCAAAGGTTACTATATTTCCACTTGTCAGCTTGACTACTTCTTTCGTTGCTGAGGAAGATACCATGACAAGATTAAATATGAAGGCTGCCATAATAGCGGAGGATTCCGATGTATTACCCACCAAAACTAATGAACAGAAACAGTTGATGCCAGTAGATGGCGAGCCAGAGAACACTAAAATGGTCTCTAATAAGGACATCGAGAAGAATGAGCCAACCACACCAGAAGAAGATGTGGAACTAGAAAACTTGGAAAAGGGTGTGGCATCAACTGTTAAGCCTACCGAATTGATGTTAGGAAATTCTGAGACCGTTGAAGACAAACAACCAATGGTGGTTAGTAGCAGCAACAAGACAGTTAAGTCCAAATCAAGAAAAGAGAAACGACATATTCCATCAGCATCCACTGCACTTCTTCTGGGTGGTGTCCTTGGCCTCCTTCAGACCATATTTCTCATTTTCCTAGCAAAACCAATCTTGGGTTTCATGGGAGTCAAATCT GGATCTCCTATGCTAAAACCTGCACAAAGATATTTGACATTAAGGGCTTTTGGTGCGCCTGCTGTTCTGCTCTCCTTAGCCATGCAAGGAGTTTTTAGAGGATTCAAAGACACCAAAACTCCATTATATGCCACAG TCGTCGGAGATGTGATGAACATAATATTGGATCCGATATTTATGTTTACATGCCGTTTGGGAGTCAGTGGTGCTGCTATCGCCCATGTGCTTTCTCA GTACCTAATTGCATTGATCTTGTTGTGCAAATTAGTCCAAAAAGTTGTTCTGTTACCTCCAAGCAGCAAAAATTTGCAGTTTGGCCGGTTTCTTAAAAATG GTGTCATGTTATTGGCAAGGGTCATAGCCGTGACCTTCTGTGTGACTCTTGCAGCCTCATTGGCTGCAAGGCTTGGGACTACACCCATGGCTGCCTTCCAAATTTGCTTGCAAGTTTGGATGACATCATCATTGCTGGCTGACGGGTTGGCAGTTGCTGGACAG GCAATTTTAGCTTGTGCATTTGCTGAGAAGGACTATGAAAAGGCAACGGCTGCTGCATCTCGAGTATTACAG ATGGGATTTATCCTTGGTTTGGGGCTTTCTGTGGTTGTTGGACTTGGATTGCAATTTGGGTCAGGAATATTTACCAAGGACAAGAATGTTATTTACTTCATAAGCATTGGCATTCCG TTTGTAGCTGCAACTCAACCGATAAACTCATTGGCCTTCGTATTCGATGGTGTAAACTTTGGGGCATCGGATTTTGCTTATTCTGCTTATTCCATG GTTGCCGTGGCTCTAGTGAGCATTGGGTCGTTATTTGCTCTCTCCAAGACCAGTGGCTTTATTGGAATATGGCTTGCTTTGACCATTTATATGGGCTTGCGCACCTTTGCTGGCATTTGGAG GATGGGAACTGGAACTGGACCTTGGCGTTTCCTCAGAGGTCGAACAATGATTTAG
- the LOC124939981 gene encoding uncharacterized protein LOC124939981, whose product MDLDKSFTSLSPPVFNGNNYHVWAARMEAHLEANDLWEAVEEEYVVPELQANPTLVRMKNHKEKKTRKSKARATLFVAMSSEIFIRIITIKSAFKVWNFLKEEYEGNEKIKGMQVLNLIRELEMVKMKDSDTIKKYSNILITIVNRVRLLGTKFSDSRLVQNVLVTVPERFEATISSLENTKDMLKVSLIEILSAFEAQE is encoded by the coding sequence ATGGATTTAGATAAATCCTTTACATCATTATCACCACCTGTGTTCAATGGTAACAATTACCATGTCTGGGCTGCTCGAATGGAGGCTCATCTTGAGGCAAATGATCTTTGGGAAGCTGTTGAAGAGGAGTATGTAGTTCCAGAATTACAAGCTAACCCAACACTAGTACGGATGAAGAATCacaaggagaagaagacaaggaAGTCAAAGGCAAGGGCTACTCTGTTTGTTGCTATGTCATCTGAGATTTTCATCAGGATAATAACTATAAAGTCAGCATTTAAGGTCTGGAATTTTCTCAAAGAAGAgtatgaaggaaatgaaaagatTAAGGGGATGCAAGTCCTTAATTTAATTAGGGAATTAGAGATGGTGAAGATGAAGGATTCAGATACCATCAAAAAATACTCTAACATATTAATCACAATTGTCAACAGGGTAAGATTGCTTGGCACTAAATTTTCTGATTCCAGATTGGTTCAAAATGTGTTGGTAACTGTTCCTGAAAGGTTTGAGGCTACCATTTCTTCATTAGAGAACACTAAAGACATGTTAAAAGTTAGTCTTATAGAAATCTTGAGTGCCTTTGAGGCACAAGAATAA